The following are encoded in a window of Dromaius novaehollandiae isolate bDroNov1 chromosome 11, bDroNov1.hap1, whole genome shotgun sequence genomic DNA:
- the LOC135329570 gene encoding gap junction alpha-3 protein-like yields MGDWSLLGRLLEGAQEHSTAVGQVWLSVLFVFRILVLGAAAERAWGDEPAGFACDTRQPGCQSACYDSAFPISHLRFWVLQIIFVSTPSLLYLGHVLHLLRREEKTRRRPATAAAATRAGGGVPRRRRPGWEARGRGRLRGAVLRTYVCSVACKALLEVGFMAGQCALYGFALEPLYACRRWPCPNAVSCYVSRPTEKTIFILFMLAVACVSLLLNLAEIYHLATTKCRPGAGGRSPRAKRPAAVLAV; encoded by the coding sequence atgGGGGACTGGAGCCTGCTGGGGCGGCTGCTGGAGGGCGCCCAGGAGCACTCGACGGCCGTGGGGCAGGTCTGGCTCTCGGTGCTCTTCGTCTTCCGCATCCTGGTGCTGGGGGCGGCCGCCGAGCGCGCCTGGGGCGACGAGCCGGCCGGCTTCGCCTGCGACACGCGGCAGCCCGGCTGCCAGAGCGCCTGCTACGACAGCGCCTTCCCCATCTCCCACCTCCGCTTCTGGGTGCTGCAGATCATCTTCGTCTCCACCCCCAGCCTGCTCTACCTGGGCCACGTCCTGCACCTGCTGCGCCGGGAGGAGAAgacccggcggcgcccggccaccgcggcggcggcgacgcgggcgggcggcggggtcccgcggcggcggcgccccgggtgggaggcgcggggccggggccgcctgcGGGGCGCCGTGCTGAGGACCTACGTGTGCAGCGTGGCGTGCAAGGCGCTGCTGGAGGTGGGCTTCATGGCGGGCCAGTGCGCCCTGTACGGCTTCGCGCTGGAGCCCCTCTACGCCTGCCGCCGCTGGCCCTGCCCCAACGCCGTCAGCTGCTACGTGTCCCGGCCCACCGAGAAGACCATCTTCATCCTCTTCATGCTGGCGGTGGCCTGCGTGTCCCTGCTGCTCAACCTCGCGGAGATCTACCACCTGGCCACCACCAAGTgccggccgggcgccgggggaCGCAGCCCCCGGGCGAAGCGGCCGGCGGCGGTGCTGGCGGTGTGA
- the GJB1 gene encoding gap junction beta-1 protein, whose translation MNWAGLYTVLSGVNRHSTAIGRIWLSVIFIFRIMVLVVAAESVWGDEKSAFTCNTQQPGCNSVCYDQFFPISHIRLWALQLILVTTPALLVAMHVAYQQHQEKKLLVLTGHGDAKHLEEVKKHKMRIAGSLWWTYVCSVVFRLLFEAVFMYIFYMIYPGYQMVRLVKCEAYPCPNTVDCFVSRPTEKTIFTVFMLVTSGICIVLNMAELVYLVVRACARRGRPDSNPPSGKGSFYGHKLSSEYKQNEINQLLTEQDGSLKDMLRRNPGLQEKGDRCSAC comes from the coding sequence ATGAACTGGGCCGGCCTCTACACGGTCCTGAGCGGGGTGAACCGCCACTCCACCGCCATCGGCCGCATCTGGCTCTCCGTCATCTTCATCTTCCGCATCATGGTGCTGGTGGTGGCGGCCGAGAGCGTCTGGGGCGACGAGAAGTCGGCCTTCACCTGCAACACGCAGCAGCCCGGCTGCAACAGCGTCTGCTACGACCAGTTCTTCCCCATCTCGCACATCCGCCTCTGGGCCCTGCAGCTCATCCTGGTCACCACGCCGGCCCTGCTCGTGGCCATGCACGTGGCCtaccagcagcaccaggagaagaagcTGCTGGTGCTGACGGGGCACGGCGACGCCAAGCACCTGGAGGAGGTGAAGAAGCACAAGATGCGCATCGCGGGCTCGCTGTGGTGGACCTACGTCTGCAGCGTGGTGTTCCGGCTGCTCTTCGAGGCCGTCTTCATGTACATCTTCTACATGATCTACCCGGGCTACCAGATGGTGCGGCTGGTCAAGTGCGAGGCCTACCCTTGCCCCAACACGGTCGACTGCTTCGTGTCGCGGCCCACCGAGAAGACCATCTTCACCGTCTTCATGCTGGTCACCTCCGGCATCTGCATCGTGCTCAACATGGCCGAGCTGGTCTACCTGGTGGTGCGGGCttgcgcccgccgcggccggccggaCTCCAACCCGCCGTCGGGGAAGGGCTCCTTCTACGGCCACAAGCTCTCCTCCGAGTACAAGCAGAACGAGATCAACCAGCTGCTGACGGAGCAGGACGGCTCCCTCAAGGACATGCTGCGCCGCAACCCCGGGCTGCAGGAGAAGGGCGACCGCTGCTCCGCTTGCTag